Genomic window (Ostrinia nubilalis chromosome 20, ilOstNubi1.1, whole genome shotgun sequence):
agaggtgcctggatgcaaaCGGCGCAGaaggtcttcgtggaaatccgcgggggaggcctttgtccagtgaTGGACGTTaatcggctgaaacgaacgaacttatgtTGTGGACGTCCTACTACTCTTGCTGACTTGACCGATATCAACTGATAAATACATATAGTATGAATAAAGgttggaggactgttgtggacgccctttgtcccatctaggggacataggaccttaagtcaagtaagtcatgaATAAAGGTTATTTACAGCGTGCCTGATGCATGCCCATAGTAATTTCGACTTTATAGAATTTGCgaaaaacgtaaaataataaaactagcaATAAAATTCCATAAGCAGCTAGAGAGATTTACGACTCAAATTGTGAGCCGGTGCGAAGTGTTATTGGTGCGACGAATTGGGCCGATATTATGCTCAGGCGCAGCTCGCAGTTCGCAGTTTTACTGGCTATCGGTGAGTTGGTGTTCAATAAGTTCGTTTCATATACAGTTAATACTACAGCTGCAGTAGGTATATTACTGTAATAAACGTATTATTTCAATGCCGCTTCAAACTTCATTTGGAATGGTGAATGTTGACAGATGATTCAGAGATATGTTCAGTAGTTTACCTGTGAGTTGGAGATTTCGAAACATATTTGTGTTTTTGTGATGTACAAACTGCATCATTATAAAGAATACCTACTCAAAATCCGTCCAGTTAGTGCGTTGCGTGAAAGAGTGACAAACAAACATAGTAAATAAACCAAAAAACATGAAGACCTTGCTGCTTTACAGGTGATaggatttttttacattattcaactaacaataaataattatgttcgttttgtaaatgaaataaatatgttttacaGCAGACATAGCAGTTGCAAGCATAGGAAATGGCACCATAAACGGCGTGAGCAACAAATTGGATGTTGATGCGATAAACAAAAAGCTGGACTTCATTGACTTCGACACCAGAAGACAGAGAAGAAAGAACACGCACAGGTCGACGTCTTCGTCTTCTGGAGAAAAGAaacgtaaaatattttaaacataattttatgcaTTAGGAATGTAGCTATCACAGTCACTGGAGGATCTACCTTGATAAGACTTTTCTTACTGTGACGAAATTTTCAAGATATATTCCGATTGAAGAAGGGTTCGATTCCTACCTAAAGCCATAGAGATTTTCTAAGGAAGGTCACATAACCATAACCTTCACAATGGTAACACAAAAAACAAAGATTGCAAATACTTACTTGGGTGGGCATCTTATCTACGAGTATATTCCTTTTCTATagaaatactcgtaataacttatcgccTGAAAAACCCAGCTGAAAATTTTTCAATATCAGGTTTCGATTTGATCTCAATGCTTTAACAACTTTGATCAACAGTAGGACTAAATGATTGTACATTCTATTACGATTTTAGACCGAGCGTTAATTTCCCAAGCCGATCGGCTGAAAAAGCGTAAAGTCTGTGTTTGCCTAACCCCGGTCTATCCACAAACTTAGGCAGAGCAAATACCCTACCTGTACTACTTAAGATGTTCTCCAAAACTGCCGGAGAATTTAAAGCCTTATCTCAATGGAGCAGATCTGGTTTTCGGAGCGACAGGCAAAGATAGTGGTTACGTAATACTTGTTGGAGGCGTATTAAACAGTATCTCGATTCGATTTTGTTTCTGCCTCCGATGATAGTGAGAAACCGAAGGAAAATTTGCTTTTAGGGAAGAATAATAGTGAAGGTAGATAAGATACAGTATTATGAAGTTTGTTTTCAAGAAACAGAATATGAACTCCCCTACACAAATTATAAAAAGAATTATCACTTTGATAGatgataaaaaaagtaaaagtattttatttgccaacaaaaGAATTACAGTCTGTTTATCTAGCGGCTGCTGCACTAAGCTGTGCTTGTGTCGCGGCAGCCTTAAGTAACACAGGTTAATAATGTTGATAAAATATAGTGAGGACACACGGTACATGGCAATTAACagttattaaatacataataacatGGCAATTAATAGTTATTAAATTACGGCAATATGCCCTTTATTATGTGctagtcattattttaataataattttatattttcagatTCTGATGGTGAAAGTGGGGTATCAGGAGAGTCTTTGGAAGAGTCATCGTCGTCATCATCAGAGCAAAGAGTTCGCCCGGCTCAACCGAAATCAAGCGCAGAGAGACCGGGATggtgattaatgttattaattattgaGATAATTTACTTAGTAGCTCCAATAGATAACTTTATTATCTTTGTGATAAAGGTTCAaatcagtaggcctaagatgcgcgccgtgataacttttatcgacgtcaaaatgtatgggcaaaatcgataaatggcgtgataaccgcttatcgcggcgcgcatcttaggcctacagtggagcatttaattttgtcattttGTGAACGGtcgatttgtttgtttttatgattcttgttattcaaataattttgaGTTATGCATTCATCATGATGGTCATCATAAAATTAGATAGAGGTTATGGTAATGAGTTTGATTCTACAAAGAAGTTCACAAAGTGGTTTTAACACAAATCAACCTAACCAAGAGGAGACATTGCGACATTGGAgaaaattatcataattataatgtactagctgacccggcgaacttcgtaccgccttagcgtagagattttcttaatatttttttccgtaagaaccatccttggacttccacaaacatttaaaaaaaagaattatcgaaatcggttcagccgttcacacgtgatgccgtgacaacgcgaaacgggtttcatttttatatatatagatgttaTACAGTCTATGCCTGGAACATGATATATTCTGAATCCCTTTCTTTCACATCCTAAGCGACGACAAAAGATGTAATTTTGAGCAAATATTAACTTTTTTACAGGAGAAAATGGCATCGCAAGTGCACCCCATGCCCTGAGGAGATGGGAATGAAGTGGCGTGATCCTCGGATTAAGTGGATCTGTGGCGCGTACCAGCGCGCGCGCCGATCCTTCAAGAGCCTGTGCATGATGCACCTGAGGAACTGCCAGGATGGCACCAGTAAGTAAGATATGGCTATGAAttccatcatcattatcatcatcatcatcatgaagtGGATTCCTTCAAGAGCCTGTGCATGATGCATCTGAGGAACTGCCAGGATGGCACCAGTAAGTAAGAGATGGCTGtgaaattcatcatcattatcatcatcatcatcatgaagtGGATTCCTTCAAGAGCCTGTGCATGATGCATCTGAGGAACTGCCAGGATGGCACCAGTAAGTAATATGTGGCTGTGAAttccatcatcattatcatcatcatcatcatgaagtGGATTCCTTCAAGAGCCTGTGCATGATGCATCTGAGGAACTGCCAGGATGGCACCAGTAAGTAAGAGATGGCTTTgtccttcatcatcattatcatcattatcatcatcatcatcattaaatgGATctgccactcttgtggcggagttttgggctgacactgtgtaagtttattgtcgacacgaaaagaagaagaagaatggaTCTGCGGCGTCTACCAGCGCGCATGTCGATCTTTTAAGAGCTTGTGCATGATGCACTTGAAAAACTGCCAGGATGGCACCAGTAAGTAAGATATGGCTGtaaagttcatcatcatcaacattaaCATCATCCTATAGAAGTCCACTGGTCTGTAGATCAAAGACCTTCCCAAAAGGCGCTATTTTTCATCCTGTCTGCGGCTTGTCACATTCCAGCGACTTTTCGTCACATTCCAGTGACTTTTCGTAAGTCGTTACTCCGTTTAACTTGTAACTAAAGAAATGAAGATATTCAAACTAAAGAAAAGGAATTCCTGACAAGTTCAAGATTAATTTTGCAAGCATCGTACGAGTATAGCAAGACTtgcaaaacttttatttttgtgtacGAGCTGTAAATATCATTTCTCCCAAGGACGAGACTGTTTTCcttaaattttcataaattacttCCTAATTTCGCGGCCGGGTCATCTGCCCCGACATTAGTATCCTTAATTAGAGTAATTACTAAGATTACAAAGTTAATTTGAGTTGGTAAATATGTTTCGTTTAAGTTAAACACTTTAGCAGAAGTACGAGTTTTACTTTGGGAATGCCCATCAAATACCATAATATTTAGCTTTTATGGTAATTAATAGGgatgatgttttatttatttagggggTGTACTTGATTCCGCTGATAGACTTAGGAACTTTCTGCTGAACCACTGAGAAAACAAGAGGATATGAGGTATTAATTTAGCGATAGCTCTTCTATCAAATCTGTTAGTAACGTTTCACACCACGTCTTATTAGCACAAAGTTAGCTTTCAAAAAAGCACCACGGACTGGTAAATGCAATGAGGACAgactcaaaatcaaaattatctttatttgtgtagactaattaaattagtacttacaaatcgtcaaatgctcttatggagcctatacatgtctcattctttttttgccctaccagcgcttcgagacaaacatattggATCTAACCGCTGCGCGCTGTTCGAACGACGAGCGACAATCAATTTTGCTGTGTCTCTTTCTTAGTGTTTACCAAGATCCACGACCACTGCTGCAAAGACAACGAgacactcacgcccgtattcacaaacattactatgaggtctcacagtgcgcgtggacgcacagggtgatacacgatccaatcacagagcaagcatcgtttgtgaatacgggcgttgttGTAACCACCTATGGTCTCTTTCACAGTGTTCACCAAGATCCACGACCACCGCTGCAAGGACGACGAAGCCGGAGCAGAAGCCCCGCACGGCGATCACTTCTTCTACGACTACAAGGTGCGCATGAGTGGCGACACCAGCAACACTGAGGACAGCGAGTCTACATCTTTGGAGGACTCTTATGTTTCTGTATGAAGTCACTAATTTGACTATTATTGAGATTGTAATAAACACTAGAATAGGCTGTTGGAATAAAGTAATTGAGTAGCTAACAATTTACGGATGAATCCCTGTATGTAAGGAGAACTCTACACTactcgtatacagggtgttaggtaaatgggtatatgagccgacactagcccatgttaacatgggcatataaatggtatggtgaagtcagaaaattgatatcttaattttaattattttaattttcatacaaaatattttttataaaatccgatttgtatgaaaattaaaataattaaaattaagatatcaattttctgacttcaccataccatttatatgaccatgttaacatgggctagtgtcggctcatatacccatttacctaacaccctgtataaatattttttgattatcAATATCGAATTAAAGCTTTTTATTTCTACTAAAAATCGTCTTATTTAAAGCGTGGAAACCTACATTGTTTCCTCGCtttaaataaaacgatttttagtACATCATCTTTACCGTATTTGTCAAGTAAAATAGATAAGCCCAGAACTTTATCAAAAGAGATGCCAGCCGAGCATTTATCTAAACACACTTTCTAAAAACGATTTGATCTTATTCTACCTACTGACTACATCGATCTAAAATCAAATGGCTACTAGCTTTTGATCACAACTCAGATGAAAAAAACACCTAGTTATTTAGCAAAGGAAAGAAGAGAAAGAAGTGAgctttgttattaaaataaaataagtagctcagatggaagagcaatcgcccggcaagcgacagatcgtgggtttgattcccaccttatgtagttcgattttttcaagaaaTAAGCTTACTTATTTGGAAAATTATCATACGTCATGTGAATGAAATAATTCCCCTCCTCAAAAGTTTGGAGCAGCCACGATCAGGACATTAATCACTATTATCGTGGAGACATCATCGGAGCTCGCGAACTACCCGGCAATTTGTCAGGAGCACTGACAGCCGACGCCATGTTGAAACAGGAATGgaagttaaataattttaaaactgttaTTTAGATTACAGTTACAAACATACGAGTAAAACTCATTTTCGTCGTTTTTAGCGTATTTGAAGACCAATACAATATGTTTACTTAATACAAAATGAGTACAATGTATATTACAAAATATCATTTGGATGAAGGAAACTAGATGATATTCATGacatgattcatcatcatcatcatttcagccgtaggacgtccactgctgaacataggcctcccccaatgacttccacgtcacacggttggtagcggcctgcatccagcgccttcctgctacctttatcaggtcgtcggtccaccttgtgggtggacgtctcacgctgacATGACATGATTATTGATAGGTATTTCAGGAAATTCAGGAActgtaagtaatattttatacTGTCCATTTTCAGTACCTACATttgtaacttgaaaaaaaaaccaatttaaaatttCCTATTAGATAGACAACAAATTATACTTTTATAACCAAAACATCACCCACACATTAGCGTATCAATAACCCACTAAAGCAACTTCCACTAAATGTACAAACACTTGTAATTGACGCCTCGGCGTTGGGTTAAACACGCGAATCAGCAAGGGCTGCTACATAACCGTTATGGGAATAATTATAAGGACTGGGCGAGGATGTGGCTTGACTGAGAGGGATAAAATGTTGTAGGATTAACAGCCTACGGCTTCAGCAATGAAAAAAACTAATGGAGATGGACTCTCTattcctttttttttattaaagacaaGTATTacctatttgaccgcaatcgcacctggtgttaagtgagtaAAGTTAGTAGAGTGGGACACTGTCAGGATACAGGTTCACAGGTAGAGCACACAAAATGTTACAGATAACAATTTGACATAGCTTTCAATCTATTTAGAAAATATACTTCAATACATTCTACGCTGGGTGAAAATACAGTTCGAGTACAGGCAATTGAAATAGTTTTCCAAAAATGTTGTTTCAATACTTAAAGCAACCTATCATAATTTCCAGTTATTTAGGAGTTTAGCCTGGAAAGTTTTCCGAGAGTTTGGAAATTGGCAAAATTTGGTATTTTCCGAATTTTAACATAGCCACATTGTACCATTATAACTCATGCATAGTTTAGCCTACTTTCAATAAGTTCTCCCGCTTTCAGTGAGGCCGCGTCCTTGCGTGCGTACCAAAAGAAGGTTCGAAAGGATATCAAAGGCCGCGGCCCTCCGCGCGGATAATCCGAATATTTCGCATCCCCTCCACCTCCTTTGTACTTGTATACTCGGCAGGATTAAACAGCCCCAAATTATGTACTTTTTGTAAAGATACTTTGTGGGCCACGCGtgtttattctttgaaatacaATATGGCGGGTACGGGGAACGCACATGAGGAAAgtaatcttgaaattaaaataaactttggaCGGTTTTCACTTATTTAAATTGTAAAGAGGTTCGTGAAAAAGTTGGAATAAAAAGAGTTGTATTTGTACCAAATTAATtgaatcaaatatgtattgcacTTTGAAGGCACTCTTTAATATGTAGAGCAGGTGATTTTCTGTTAGGATTTTAATTTTGAACCCACAGttgatgataaataaaattttggaaACTAAAAATCCTTTCAATGAAATAAGCAGTTCACAAGATAAAATAGGTAAATAGATACCAGCTACGAGTACCAATCCTGAGTCCCTATTATTCAGATTCGCATCTAAAACAAGGAAATCGTCCAACAACCGTAAAAAGATTTCAGCCCATCCAGAATTTCAATTTACCACTCCAACGCCTGCGGTCTTTAAGGCCGCAACAATACCAGAAACGCGATTCGCAGACAACAGGTTACATCAGGCGCTATCAACCCTCAAACGCCGTAATATCACAATTTGCATAATGTACCCTCACGGTGATGGCTTGGCACTTTTAACCACCGCATAAAAGGGGGTTATGTGTTTGGTGAGCGTCAGCAAACCCAGGATTTTAGGACACGAGTTGCGATATAAAAGATAGGGTTGATTTTACTAATTTAGTCCGGTCAAAATAGGTGTTCAAACTAAGATTCACAATTTCACATAGAACCTTTTGGAATAAATGTACGATACACTACAGTTAAAATGTCGCCAGCACTTTTTGAATGAATTTGGATGCTATGCGGATTgcataaagtaaaaaaaatcgattaaaaataatcgTGATCTGATGGCAACCGTTTTCTTTATTTGCCCCAAACAGGTCAACCTTTAAGGGAGGGCTAAAAATATTGTCAAAGGAAGAAAACGTTATTCAATTTAAGTCCGCCTGCAATTTATATTTGTTTGCTTTCTCGTGATTCATAAaggtaaaaataatataaagtgGTGAAGCATACAAACTACGTAAGTATTACGAGGCTCTGCCCatacttaatttttaattgttttttgcaagataaaaattaattatacagGTTATAAATTGCCTAAAATACAAGCCGGGCTAACACACGTATCTATGCTAACCAGCCGCACATTCCCAAAATACTACGCGCTCGAACGTACCGTCCGCAAAAAAGACAATGTAAAGTTATTTGCATGTTAATATCACTTCAACAGTATAACACGGGTGAATAAGCAGGATCACTGCAAACCGTAGTAGCCCATTAAGTCAGACATACTCTTATTGTTATTAAGACAATCACTGAGGTTTTTTGAATTGCATTTTAAAACTTGAAAAGTTTAGAATTCGAAATTTTATTTTCCaatataaatatgtaaaagGATCGCGATCAAAATTAATTGAGCTTTTAAggcatattaaattaaaacagacCGATCGATTAAAATTTGCGTCGCGATACAAACATTCCTCATACCTCTACATTTCTTAACgtattttcaattttatctaCTTAGCAATGTAAAAAAGTGAGTTTTCTGTGTTTTACTTTATGTAACAGGCTGTTGAATTCGTGGGGTGTTCAGAAAACAATTTCAAAGTCTGACTGCTTCGGAAACTTGATATTGAGTGAAAGAAATTGAACAAATGCATGTAAAGAAGGGTGTTGTCGTATTACAGATCAGTGCAGTAAGTTCATTATTGAAATGGAGTGGCTCATTAACTTATATTGTACGTGGTTACATGGTTGGCCAAATAATAGCTAGGCTAATAGCGAAGAAATAGCAAAAGTAACTTTTTCCTCTGAGGCCCATTATTCATAACTAAATCTGTATCATTTGCTCTTTAAAATAATACCTGAAGTAACAATGAAAATGGTTGatagatatttttgattttgattgtcaGAAAATATACCAAcgtgacgaaaaaaaaaaactttctatTCTACTTAGGCGTTTGTGGATTGATTTGCAGTGACACTTCTGCTACTTTTGTTCACTGTGGTGTTACACATTCCGCGTCTCACGTCACGTGCCTCCCGAATGACAATTGTGGCGTTGTCTTTAACTTGATTGACACGATGACACGCGAACGCCTATTTCCTACTCGTATCGCAAAATGTGTGTGCGCTTTGTTTTTTattacagacgacagcacttcAAGCTCTTAgaagctattttgcaataaaaatatttagtgaCGTGCTGACgacattagaaagaaagaaagaataattTATCTTGtttcagatttaaaaaaaaactcattgccgcagtattattgtaaaagatagtttttaaaatactatCAGTTATTGttcttttgaaaaataataaattgaacaaAAGTTGGAAATAAATTCGAAATACTTATGTCAGtatctttttatatttttttaaatacatcgTTTAAACTTTTCTTTCACTTGTCAAGCACGTGTTCTTCCACGTGATATTTTTGCTCGCCCTCCGCATTTGTTAAACGACGTCATCAAGCTTACTCATTTGCGTGACGTCATAAATTGCCGTAGGTTAAATTTTACCCATTTTGCGtcataaaacatgttttttgtgtgAGTAATTTGAGCAAAGATGGGAGGAAACATGTTGCAGTAAGACAGACAAAACAAATTACAGCAAAAGTTAGGACTTTTTCTGGATGGAACAAGAGATATCCCATTTTTTGTAGGAACTGTGtagtaatttaaaacaatcataactcgaaaactggGTTTCAGCTTGACACTattttttgggacatcctgtatatgtaagtgttttaattttaaagttgacacgaacatcccgtttgtaaTGTCCCGAAAAAACGATCCGTTCCAATTTGTAATTCagatttcaaacacattatGTGTATTCATACGATAGCTAGTCCAGATATAGTAAAACAGAATTCTGTAAAACTGGATTCTCGTTGGAACTAGCCCTTATGTGTATTATTGAACGCCTTTCCTACTAAAGAAAGTGTAGATATTTAAAGTTAACAAATGActgacatttattttaattattttgctaCCACTACACTCGTGTGAAATCTCCAACGCCGAATTAATATACCGAACTCAAAATCGGCCCATTAATCATCGTCCACGTACTGCACTGCACCCCCCGCGAGGAGGGGGGATGTCACTCATGTGGCATGCCAATCAACTGGCGCTCCCTAGCGGGTACATGGTCTACTCAATTACTGTTGCGTTGCCATGGAAACGGGGAATGTCACAAAAAGGCCACcattcaataaaaatgtactaTTTTTTAGTTGAATGCATTTACAAAAGttctgttttaattttattattattttttgtctgtcaACGGTACAACAGATTATAATATTGATATAAAGATTATTGCTCTTCTGGTTTGACTATTTTATCACAATTTAACCAAGAAAATGTTTGCCTAATTAATTGGACCCCTTTCCTAAGTTGGTATGTATAATAACAAGTGCAGGATATAATCTTACAGATAACAATACAACACACTTACATTCTTCGAAAGCGAAGAGAAGTTCTCGAAACGTGAATGCAAAAAAatcttacctgaaacaaaaaaaaaacattgttaataACTCTAGTCAAAAATGATAgcaaaatgtttcaaaaatgaTTGATGAATTAGAAAATTAAGCACTCATAGAGCCCTTTTCACCAATTTCAGGGATTGTTTGGTACTTTAGGTCACCGGTCACTATCATCATTCGAAATACAGCGTTAATGACCGATAAAGTATCTGAAACTGTGTAAAATCCAGTGAAACTAGCCCTAGGTTATGATGATAACTGACATTATCTAAATTAAGAGCTGAAAAAGCAAGTAAGATAATTTTCCCTATCTATCTCTTACGTGTCCTATTCAAATaacattataatacaatttcatTTATGAGGTAAATTGTCCAtacgataataattataaatcaaaCGCACATCAAGCGACCCatctatttttattactattggCAATGAAACCATAATGCTATGGTCATTGTGGCATAACGAATGGGCCATTACTCGCAATGGGCCAGAGccatatttgggcaataatggAGGAAGAAATGTGGGcctttgttaattttttgcacAGCCTCAAGTGTGCGAAGATGTGGGCGTGGCACATTTACATTGTAAGTCGTGAAGAGCAACAATAGCTGTATCAGTTTTCATTGTTGCCTAAcagtgttggcaaaaagttaatctgattaatgattaaaaattaatgattaaaatcataatcaaatttttttgattatgattagttaatcattaatcaaaaattttgattaagattaattaatcataatcattaatcgttaatttgattatttgattaactatctactattttcataagaaaagggttgggagtgtatgaaaaggtacccgcgacttataaaatatctagcaaaggggggatctggagttgtactgtcgttttcccaaaaaactgcgtcaattttcactactcaaaacacttatcgcactagttttgtttctcacaattccttctattcttccggtatcctccagcaaaattgggtcaggatagaagttaagcgggctggctgacgatagggagaagaccccccccctccccaaTGTAGGCgcaagcgtgggcaattcaacggaaaggtggggttgctaaactaggacgttttgtgtgttggggaggtgcaggagagttcgtaacagaagtttcggggggaggcccacgcgtgggcaattcaatagaagggtggggttgctaagctaggaggttttgcgtgttggggaggtgcaggagagtacgtaccagaagtttcggggggagggccacgcgtgggcaattcaatagaagggtggggttgctaagctaggaagttttgcgtgttggggaggtgcaggagacttcgtaccagaagtttcggggagaagcccacgcgtgggcaattcaatagaagggtggggttgctaaactaggagtatttgcgtgttggggaggtgcaggagagttcgtaacagaagtttcgggggaggcccacgcgtgggcaattcaatagaagggtggggttgctaagctaggaagttatgcgtgttggggaggtgcaggagacttcgtaccagaagtttcggggagaagcccacgcgtgggcaattcaatagaagggtggggttgctaaactaggagtatttgcgtgttgggg
Coding sequences:
- the LOC135081805 gene encoding uncharacterized protein LOC135081805 encodes the protein MLRRSSQFAVLLAIADIAVASIGNGTINGVSNKLDVDAINKKLDFIDFDTRRQRRKNTHRSTSSSSGEKKHSDGESGVSGESLEESSSSSSEQRVRPAQPKSSAERPGWRKWHRKCTPCPEEMGMKWRDPRIKWICGAYQRARRSFKSLCMMHLRNCQDGTMFTKIHDHRCKDDEAGAEAPHGDHFFYDYKVRMSGDTSNTEDSESTSLEDSYVSV